The following are encoded together in the Pectobacterium wasabiae CFBP 3304 genome:
- a CDS encoding AtzE family amidohydrolase, whose amino-acid sequence MSLYAKRASSSLSIRQIQQGLQAGMFSAKELAQQALAAIGQSNPTINAYTHVTGERMLAEAGRIDACRQRGETLPALAGVPYAVKNLFDVSGETTLAGAELFSQRPPAAQDAFAIRQLASQGALLSGMLNMDAYAYGFTTENSHYGPTRNPLDTQRIAGGSSGGSAAAVAAGLVNFTLGSDTNGSIRVPSSLCGIFGLKPTFGRLSRHGSHPFVASLDHIGPFARSVDDLALVFDALQGRDKHDRFQTERETQHTATQLETGSDGLRYAVLDGYFSTWSSEEAKAAVRQIALALGAQDSLTLTDAALARSAAFILSASEGGNQYLPDLRTQPERFEPLSRERLLAGAMIPAAWYVQAQRFRNYFRQQTLALFEHTDLLIAPATPCSATLIGQEIMRINGTDLPVRASMGMLTQPISFVGLPVVTVPVATASGLPIGIQIIAAPWREDLCLRTAWALEQQGITYTL is encoded by the coding sequence ATGAGTTTATACGCCAAACGCGCGTCCTCATCGTTATCCATCCGGCAAATTCAGCAAGGCTTGCAGGCTGGAATGTTCTCCGCCAAAGAGCTTGCACAGCAGGCACTAGCCGCAATTGGGCAGAGCAATCCGACGATTAATGCCTATACCCACGTCACCGGCGAACGCATGTTGGCAGAAGCTGGGCGCATCGACGCGTGCCGTCAGCGCGGGGAAACCTTACCGGCGCTGGCTGGTGTGCCTTATGCCGTAAAGAACCTGTTTGATGTCAGCGGCGAAACCACGCTGGCGGGGGCCGAGCTTTTCAGCCAACGACCACCCGCCGCACAGGATGCTTTTGCCATCCGTCAGCTTGCCAGTCAGGGCGCGCTGCTGTCCGGCATGTTGAATATGGACGCCTATGCCTATGGCTTTACCACCGAGAACAGCCATTACGGCCCCACGCGTAACCCGCTCGACACACAGCGTATTGCAGGAGGCTCGTCTGGCGGATCGGCTGCCGCCGTCGCCGCAGGGTTGGTTAACTTCACGCTGGGCAGCGACACCAATGGTTCGATCCGCGTGCCGTCGTCGCTCTGCGGCATTTTCGGGCTGAAGCCGACGTTTGGCCGTTTATCACGCCACGGTAGCCACCCGTTTGTCGCCAGTCTCGACCACATCGGCCCATTCGCACGTAGCGTAGACGATCTGGCATTGGTGTTCGATGCACTACAAGGTCGCGACAAGCACGATCGTTTTCAGACAGAACGAGAAACGCAGCATACCGCCACACAGTTGGAAACTGGCAGCGATGGATTGCGCTACGCGGTGCTGGATGGCTACTTCTCCACATGGTCCAGCGAGGAAGCCAAAGCCGCCGTCCGCCAGATCGCACTAGCGCTGGGCGCACAGGACAGCCTGACGTTAACCGACGCCGCACTGGCACGCAGCGCCGCTTTTATTCTGTCGGCCAGTGAAGGGGGAAATCAGTATTTGCCAGACTTACGCACTCAGCCTGAGCGTTTCGAGCCACTGTCACGCGAGCGGCTGCTGGCTGGCGCGATGATCCCCGCCGCCTGGTATGTGCAAGCCCAGCGCTTCCGCAATTATTTTCGTCAACAAACGTTGGCATTGTTTGAACACACCGACCTGCTGATTGCCCCCGCAACGCCCTGCTCCGCCACGCTTATTGGTCAGGAAATCATGCGTATTAATGGTACCGATCTGCCCGTCCGCGCCAGTATGGGTATGCTGACACAGCCGATCTCTTTCGTCGGGTTACCCGTCGTAACGGTGCCGGTAGCAACCGCCAGCGGCCTGCCGATAGGTATTCAGATTATTGCCGCACCGTGGCGCGAGGATCTTTGCCTGCGGACGGCGTGGGCGCTTGAGCAGCAGGGCATCACTTATACCTTATGA
- a CDS encoding gamma-glutamyltransferase family protein, producing the protein MMQSNTAPLGMAVAPHHLASASALAVLREGGNAIEAMVAAAATIAVVYPHMNGIGGDGFWLIVPPHGDPIAIDASGAAGSLACREYYQGESRIPHRGPKAALTVAGTVGGWQEALDYSQELENSQEIDSTPMPLARLLSDAIRYAADGIPVTQSQEDALTQRYHELSDFPAFSQLFMPQGNIPRAGSRFTQPDLADTLTALSIEGLDSFYRGSVAARLSAQMALLGMPLTADDLANYRAKRTTPLVLKHSKGDIYNLAPPTQGLVSLAILGLTDHLEMEDLNDSQTIHRIVESTKLAFGLRDRFITDPKLMTQNVQALLENDVLGALARQVDTRKAASWGEGKGPGDTVWMGVCDSSGLCVSFIQSIYHEFGSGVVLPGTGVLWQNRGASFSLDPAHLLALEPGKQPFHTLNPAAARLSDGRTMVYGSMGGDGQPQTQAAIFIRHVQQGLPLQQAITAPRWLLGRTWGQSSDTLKIEDRFKPATVDALRQLGHDVELLSSFSETVGHAGAIVRHTNGMLEGAFDPRSNGSAAGF; encoded by the coding sequence ATGATGCAAAGTAATACCGCCCCGCTGGGCATGGCGGTGGCACCTCATCATTTAGCCAGCGCCAGCGCATTGGCTGTTCTGCGTGAAGGCGGAAACGCCATTGAAGCCATGGTCGCTGCGGCGGCAACCATTGCCGTGGTGTACCCACACATGAACGGGATCGGCGGCGATGGTTTCTGGCTGATAGTGCCGCCACACGGTGACCCCATTGCTATTGATGCCAGCGGTGCGGCGGGGTCGCTGGCCTGCCGCGAGTACTATCAGGGCGAAAGCCGCATTCCGCACCGCGGCCCGAAAGCGGCACTGACGGTCGCAGGCACCGTCGGCGGCTGGCAGGAAGCGCTGGACTATTCACAAGAGCTGGAAAATTCACAAGAAATAGACAGCACGCCGATGCCGCTGGCTCGTCTGCTGTCTGACGCGATTCGCTATGCGGCCGACGGTATTCCCGTCACACAATCACAGGAAGATGCACTCACTCAGCGCTATCACGAACTGAGCGATTTTCCCGCCTTTAGCCAACTCTTTATGCCGCAGGGAAATATCCCGCGTGCAGGTAGCCGTTTCACGCAGCCTGACTTAGCGGATACCTTAACGGCGCTGAGCATCGAAGGGCTGGACAGTTTTTATCGCGGCTCCGTCGCCGCCCGGCTGTCGGCGCAGATGGCGCTGCTCGGGATGCCGCTGACGGCTGACGATCTGGCGAACTACCGCGCCAAGCGAACCACGCCGCTGGTGCTGAAACACAGTAAAGGCGATATCTATAACCTCGCGCCGCCGACGCAGGGTCTGGTGTCCCTCGCAATCCTCGGACTGACCGATCATTTAGAAATGGAAGATCTGAACGATAGTCAGACGATCCATCGTATTGTCGAATCGACCAAGTTGGCGTTTGGCCTGCGTGACCGCTTCATTACCGATCCCAAACTGATGACGCAAAATGTTCAGGCGCTGCTGGAAAACGATGTGCTTGGTGCACTGGCGCGACAGGTCGATACGCGAAAAGCCGCATCGTGGGGAGAAGGTAAAGGCCCCGGTGACACCGTCTGGATGGGCGTATGCGACAGCAGCGGCCTGTGCGTCTCTTTCATTCAGAGTATTTATCACGAATTTGGCAGCGGTGTTGTGCTACCGGGAACTGGCGTGCTCTGGCAGAACCGCGGTGCCTCGTTCAGCCTCGATCCGGCGCACCTGTTGGCGTTAGAACCGGGCAAACAGCCTTTTCATACCTTAAACCCCGCCGCCGCACGTTTATCCGACGGACGCACGATGGTCTATGGCTCGATGGGCGGAGACGGACAACCGCAGACGCAGGCGGCTATCTTTATCCGTCACGTCCAGCAAGGACTGCCGCTGCAACAGGCGATTACCGCTCCACGCTGGCTGCTGGGTCGCACCTGGGGACAATCCTCCGACACGCTGAAGATCGAAGATCGCTTTAAACCTGCCACCGTAGATGCCCTGCGTCAGCTAGGGCATGACGTCGAGCTATTGAGCAGTTTTAGCGAAACCGTCGGTCACGCAGGTGCCATCGTCCGCCACACCAACGGCATGCTGGAAGGCGCTTTCGATCCACGCAGCAACGGCAGCGCGGCAGGCTTTTAG
- the hpxZ gene encoding oxalurate catabolism protein HpxZ, translating to MLPDDSNQPDVLADVTAAFYRYEKALIGNDIAVLDELFWHDEKTVRYGAGENLYGIEEIRAFRLARPSSGLDRTLRNTVITTYGHDMAVTSTEFTRTGSTKVGRQMQTWVKMPEGWRIVAAHVSVMSE from the coding sequence ATGTTGCCTGACGATAGCAATCAGCCGGATGTGCTGGCCGATGTGACCGCCGCGTTTTATCGCTACGAAAAAGCCTTAATCGGTAACGACATTGCGGTGCTGGATGAGCTGTTCTGGCACGATGAAAAAACGGTGCGCTACGGGGCGGGAGAAAATCTATATGGGATCGAGGAAATTCGTGCCTTTCGCCTCGCTCGCCCCTCTTCCGGTCTGGACAGAACCCTGCGTAATACGGTCATCACCACCTACGGTCATGATATGGCCGTCACCAGCACCGAGTTTACCCGCACTGGCAGCACGAAGGTTGGTCGTCAAATGCAGACCTGGGTCAAAATGCCCGAAGGCTGGCGTATTGTCGCTGCCCACGTCAGCGTGATGAGCGAGTGA
- the hpxX gene encoding oxalurate catabolism protein HpxX has product MTMIEQDALAAYLQQMETLLSLQLSQERRQELLVQFSRIHAMAQPLMEFPLDEHQDIAGVYTLGAYTL; this is encoded by the coding sequence ATGACGATGATCGAACAAGACGCACTGGCGGCGTATCTGCAACAGATGGAAACGCTGCTATCTCTGCAACTCAGCCAGGAACGACGTCAGGAACTGCTGGTGCAATTCAGCCGCATCCACGCCATGGCACAACCGTTGATGGAATTCCCCCTCGATGAGCATCAGGATATTGCCGGGGTTTATACGCTAGGAGCTTATACGCTATGA
- a CDS encoding MurR/RpiR family transcriptional regulator, which yields MMQIDERLRDRYSELSPQEQRVADFIFDHFDDLISYNSAELARLSGVSKATVSRLFKRLGYPSYRDMRDELRTLRQSGMPLADNRDAVQGNTLLARHYKQEMANLTQWINQIDPVQFGAVIQALKQAQRLCLIGLRNSYPVALHLRQQLLQIRQQVTLLTQPGQTLSEELVDLTAQDVVIVVAFRRRPRLIQPLLVQLQKRGVPVLLLCEPQVSALMPLATWSLCVPLDSVSAFDSYSSAMSLVNVISNALLHEILRDGRQRIHQIADLYGELDELEQR from the coding sequence ATGATGCAAATAGATGAACGATTACGGGATCGCTATAGCGAGCTTTCACCGCAGGAACAGCGCGTCGCGGATTTCATCTTCGATCACTTTGACGATCTGATCAGTTACAACAGCGCTGAGCTGGCGCGGTTGAGCGGCGTCTCGAAAGCGACCGTCAGCCGCTTGTTCAAACGACTGGGCTACCCCAGCTACCGTGACATGCGCGATGAGCTAAGAACGTTGCGCCAGAGCGGGATGCCGCTGGCGGATAACCGTGATGCGGTGCAGGGCAATACGCTGCTGGCGCGGCATTACAAACAGGAAATGGCGAACCTGACGCAGTGGATAAACCAGATTGACCCCGTACAGTTTGGTGCGGTGATTCAGGCGCTGAAGCAGGCGCAGCGCCTGTGTCTGATCGGGCTACGCAACAGCTATCCGGTCGCGCTGCACCTGCGGCAACAACTGCTTCAGATTCGCCAACAGGTCACACTGCTGACGCAGCCGGGGCAGACGCTATCCGAAGAGCTGGTCGATCTCACGGCGCAGGATGTCGTGATTGTGGTGGCCTTTCGCCGTCGTCCACGGCTAATTCAGCCGCTGCTGGTGCAACTGCAAAAACGCGGCGTGCCTGTACTGCTGCTCTGCGAACCGCAGGTGAGTGCGCTGATGCCGTTGGCAACCTGGTCGCTGTGTGTCCCGCTGGACAGCGTATCGGCGTTTGACAGCTATTCATCCGCCATGAGTCTGGTGAACGTGATCAGCAATGCGTTATTGCATGAAATACTGCGTGATGGACGCCAGCGCATCCACCAGATTGCGGATCTTTATGGTGAACTGGATGAGCTTGAACAACGCTGA